Sequence from the Amaranthus tricolor cultivar Red isolate AtriRed21 chromosome 1, ASM2621246v1, whole genome shotgun sequence genome:
atactttttaaatatcaaacttttagaatttttaaaatcttacaatataaattattattttcagttTGCATTGGAATTcgcaaacaaaaattaatagaagaaacaaatgaaaacaaaaaaagtatatttttgTGTAAGAGAATTATTGATTAACCTAGCTAGATGGTGTTTAATAGTATTTAATTTCTATTTCAAGTGATAGAACGTTTTAATTCTCACAAGTTGCAACCTACATACTTTTGTCTTCCGCCCTCTTCTATGTAAGGAATCTCCTTTCTTTGgaatcatttttttattttgataatttatctttttgaaTTCCCAGcaatattatctttttgaatttgcagtaatatataaaaacattttaataACTATTTAAAATAAAGAGTCAAACAAgtaattagttttaaattttcaaatataaaagtttGTTATTTTAAATCTTTACATAATTAATATGATGAAAATTCAGTACTTGTATAGACTCTCTaagtattattttctttatttttccaCAAAATTATAGAGAAGAGGAGAAAAATGATTTAGCATGTATGTCATGTTTGTTGTTTCTTCTTTCAGATGTAGTTTTTGGAGAATGTGGAGTATTTAGGAAGTTGCCGGGAAATATGCTTTAGGAATAGTTCTCATTGGACATGGATATTTTGGTTTGGCTCATCTACTTAACCACATCTATATGTTAGAATTGTAGGGTATGTGATGATGTAATCCACTTAACATGATGgcaatgttatatatatatatatatatatataaatacttttttatttaaggccacataatattttatatcaaaacAATAAACATCATGCTCTATCTTAATATATACTCGGAGCTTAAAATATACTATTATTTTATCAATaccaaatttttgtgagagacagtctccttgaagaccatctctaattgtgtTAGCTGGTatgcttatttttttatttaataagcTTTAATAAGATGAGCCTGAGACATGTCTCTCTGAGATACGGTCTCTCAAGATACCAGCTGTTTTTAATAAGTTTGAGTCTCTTTATTTTCGAAGCCTTATGTGGTACACATGTCCAAACATGGTATGCTTATATTCATCTAACATAATActccaataatatataataataatggatTATAATTGATAGgtcaaagaaaataataatgagCTAAAGAAGGTTCTAGAAGCAGCTGCAACGAAGGAAAaaacagtaataataacaacattgaACGATGCATGGGCAGAACCAAACTCAGTATTTGATCTGTTTTTAGAGAGTATGAGAAATGGAAATAATACGGCTGAACTTGTTAATCATTTAATGGTTGTGGCTGTTGATCAGAAGGCGTATATTAGATGCCAGAAGTTAGTGAGGCATTGTTATTTTTTCAAGACTAAGAAATCATCAAAAATGGCTGATGAAGCAAGGTTTATGAGCCCTATTTATATGGAAATGATGTGGGAAAGACTTGCCTTCTTGCAAACTATTTTAAGCTTGGGATACAACTTTGTTTTTACGGTATTATTCTTTCTTTTACTTTCTCGGATCTTTGGCAAAATAACTGCTTatcaagaaataaataatttacaatCTTGAATTTTAACACTTTTATGAATTAGaaccttaatatttatttttcggcaagtcttgtatgagatgtaGAGAGTTTATGAGAGTTTAGAATAGGTTAAAATGATTCTTAATATTAATCATCATAACATTCATTGTATTTATGCTAAAAAAGAAATATCTAAAACATTACATAGaaatataaatactaaaaataaaggtTACATGTAATATTATCTATAAATAGTTAcaagataaaataattatattcccAAGATAATCATCATACCAATCGAGTTATCTTGATTGATATGTTGAGATTAAAATGATATGAAATTATATTCTCTATTATGAGACTGTGTCACCTTAAGACGAACCCATACAATCagcctgttttttttttttgataattaattgggtcagttcatattaagaagaaaaaaaaagttttcttatggtgagacggtcctagtaaaaaaaaatgtctTTTTTTGCAAACTATAGCCACCtaagtatcaaagtttacagcATTTCAGGTCAAATCATATAATTTGGACAATCTTGATGGTCgaaattttaggttaagtggtcgGAACTCTGTGATTTAGCCTATACCCTGTAGACTCTGGTACTTTGATGATtttaattcacaaaaaataaatatttaaaatggtAATTTGCAAAAGTCCTAACTTCCAGGTTATAATacgcaaattattcttaataaattTACCTTATTTTGGCAATAGTTGGATGcttaaaccatctaatttattCATAATGTTTGGTTATTAGTTTACAATTTATTGCTATGATAAGCTTATCTTTTAACAAACTGCTCAACTGCTCTTAGTAGTATGTTCTGTTCAAATTAGTTGATAAAAACAATTATACTATATTCAGctgtatattttatattttttttcacaattttaggGTTTCAACACGAgtgataaaactaaaataaaacgtCCTATTACCTATGATCGATTCTCATCCAGCCCCTTCTCTCATCAAATCCTATACATAAAAAAATCgcttaattagaaaaataaaatgatggTAATTAGCAGCGTTAATTAGCTTGGACCAGAAATaatcctctatttatagatCACTTCTTTAGTGAAAGAGAGATGGCGACTAGCCGACACGCACGACAATGAGGAATCATCGATGAATACGAATTGGCCAATAATATCAGAATTCAAAAGATGAATTTTCAATATTAATTATTCTAGCTCATGATGTATAGAGGTTTGAAAATTCtacttataaatattaaaaaagtaaatttttgCTTTTAGCTAACTTTAACTTGGtcggtgttttttttttttttatctattttattattttttattataggatAGCTCGATGGATGAAAGGGTAAGgtaaaattgaatatattaCCTTacctgaaaaaaataaatacttatttCTATTGAGAGAAAATTcaactttttcattattttttattagtcaatattcaactaaataaattaataaataaaaaaaaattcaaatttatagATATATTGACCATAGCTAATTAACCTTGTTAATTGGTAAAAAGCAATTTACTTCGTAATATCAAGGCAATAAATTCTTGATTATGCTTATTTGATACCTACTTTTTTAAGACGACGTCACatgattttatgaaaaattttttcttaaaaattaaatagccTTTATAAATTTCTTATATTATTCAAAATGACGTAAGCAAATCAAGACAATTCATTATCACAATATTACGTGTTGTCaatcaatataattaatatacatCCTATGTTgcattatacttgctatatttgactttttacataatttgatgtgttattttgatcatttatatattgaactatacacataaaaaaattataaaaagttaatataatgaAAGTATTCAATTAGAGGATTCAAACAATATCACACTTAACTATATCTTTCTTatacattagccgcaatatgtaaaataagtGTGAACGAATAATAGTGTCAAAATTTGTTATGTAGTGAGTATTTTAAAATAGAGGAAGTAACGTCTCTCTTCCTTGTTGCATATGTTATGTTTGACTTTTACACAATTCATGGGTTagtttgatcatttatatattgaactatacatatttaaaaattataaaaaattaatattataaaaatatacgattagacgatttaaataagatctcacttgactatattctttcttacacattagctacaaggtataaaataagcttgaacgatgaatagagTCAATAACCATAATGTAGCAAGTGTTTCAGAATGAAAGAAGTATTGTATGCTTATTTTCGATGCttatttatgtaattattttgaattataatagTGAAAATTTTTATACTTTGTAGGACACTGATGTTATGTGGTTTCGAAATCCATTTCCAAATTTTAGACATGATGCGGACTTTCAAACCTCATGTGATCATTTCAATGGTAGGGAATTGGACATATCAAATGCCCCCAACAATGGATTTCTTTTCGTAAGGTCTAACAATCGCACCATCAAATTCTACAAATTTTGGGTATCATCTAGACACACATATCCTACATTACATGAACAAGATGTGTTCAATAGAATTAAAGGAAGTGATTTTGTAAGGAAACTTGGAGTCAAATTAAGGTTTATGGACACCAATTATTTTGGTGGGTTTTGTGAAAGAAGTAAAGATTTCAATAAGGTTTGCACCATGCATGCTAATTGTTGTGTTGGATTAGACAACAAAATAGGAGACCTTAAAATTATACTTCAAGATTGGAAAACTTACTTTTCTTCTTCAAATCATACAACACCACAGCCAACTAAATGGAGGGCACCAAAGTTATGTCATATGTGATATATAACTTATTTTACTGGTTTTGGATTAAATATCGCTTTTTTTTAGTAAGTTCTGGGTTCAATCTTTACATACTCTCTTCAATCAGCCtactttataattaaaaaaaaaaacatgtaacTATAAGAAGTCATTGTTtggaattttttgttaattattttatgataaCATTTTGTAAATTGTACAtgattttgttcttttttttcaaattaaatataatagctAGTATTATCATTTTTGgatcaaattttaatttaaattctttATCTTGCATTAGTTCTATAAATAACATGAAGGATGGATAACCTGTTACTAGAGAGGTGGCATTATTATGAGCAGCTTAATCATTAGTAAGTTTCTTAGTTGCTCAAaggttttcattttaatttaaggaatataaatttaatatatatttatatcatgCAACATTATTGTTGTTTCATATCAAGAACAAAAACATTGTTCttgttaataaaaatttttattattattgtttatatattttaattaatcactaaattaatttcacttatttttcattaaaatttaaactaattattaaaaacgGAATAGTGAATGTTTTATAATACCTTTATAAGATGCATGTTTATGACTCTAAACAGAACTCCACAAATATTTAAGGTGATTCTAATTTCCAACTTTGATGGTGCATAATTTTCTTGAGGACATGTTGGGGTTATTTGGTAAAAAAAGTTATTGGGagttattttagtttattttaacatAAATAGATGATTGGATGGTTAAACCACGTAAATGTAAAATTTATAGTGGTACTAAATAGTGGTGATGGAAATAATTTattgtgtaaaatttcatcaaaatttcatgtcatttccatgatgatgaaactttgatcataaaaaagtttttttgtttacaaattttcatttccacctaataccacctcccTTAAttgtaatgcattgaaatgaaatttatgaagaaaatgagatgattgaagttggacaagcatgaccatcaaggtagctaAAGGATTTTTCAAGCAAATTAACTAGTTTTCATTCCTATTACCAttatttattaccacctaccaaacagaCTGCTAATGTTAGTGATTGGTTAATTATTTAGTTAAAACAACTCATTGATACaagtttatttttgaaaattttgtttcTATCAgtgtatttaaaattaataagttaaaccaataaataaaattaatcattttaatcaATTACTATCTACCAACTATCAGCTATCATATATGAACCTTTTCTTAACGATCGTATTCATATGATTTGCAGAATGTTACAATATTTTGACTTTAAGGAATGTATTAAAACACATCCCAAATTATCAAATCCAAGgagtttttatatttatttattcctAAAAAACAAGTTGAAGTTTGTGTCATTAATTACATGAAATTAAATTAGAAGCTGATGCGTATAAGCATACAATATTAAAGTAAGGAGTATAAAAATAGCCTTCTCTAGGTAGTAGCTATTAATGAGTAATTAATGAATACAATAAACACGATTCACAAATAAATGAATAAGCATCTCCATACTAAAATATTCTAATTAgtatttataattagaaatcactatctaaaagaaattattaagataattatcttaaattaaataagttaaatgttgttttataatatcCCGAGTGacataaattagaaaaatcatataaaaaactaaaaaaatatgattttaatttgtattcGTGTGACGGAACTTACTTATCATGTATGTcccataaaaaatcaaaattttcatttaactTTATATCTAAAACCATTACCCaatttttgtattaatatattttcaaattcaaccTCTTTAGAGCACTTTATGTATAAaactcaataataataataataataataataataataataataataataattgttattattataattattgttattgttgtatgaaaaaactaatatattaaaaactttCAAAATACATGTTAACTTGCCTCTTGAGATTCATGTCAATTCTCAATAGCGGCAAGTATTATATTCACCATATGAGATATAAGTTTGATTTTCATTGACCCTTTTACAatcaattttgtaaataaaataaaaaaaacttgcttcttaaaatcattatttttgaatataactacattttttcttcttctagtatatatttttattagtagtaGTAAATGTCTAAATAATTATAGTAACTCCATAATTTGAAAAAGACCTAAGGTGTACTTTTCATCACTATTTTtttgtgatgattttcttaaaaACTTATACTTTTCAAACTATTTTTTCGtttctttagtttttttttctattttagcCCATGTGTTTAGACTGAATTGATGGTTGTTGGTTATTTGTTGTTTTACTTGGCTTATTTTATCAATTGTAGCATTGGTTTTAATGTTAGCTATTAAATCTATT
This genomic interval carries:
- the LOC130812801 gene encoding uncharacterized protein At4g15970-like — its product is MKGDIRIEEGRATDDEKSPIMEDSTKQDYSSSLSAMNKFDFARTRDIMVLILTLGVVIIVFYYSSCTNFGLGLKHKQVKENNNELKKVLEAAATKEKTVIITTLNDAWAEPNSVFDLFLESMRNGNNTAELVNHLMVVAVDQKAYIRCQKLVRHCYFFKTKKSSKMADEARFMSPIYMEMMWERLAFLQTILSLGYNFVFTDTDVMWFRNPFPNFRHDADFQTSCDHFNGRELDISNAPNNGFLFVRSNNRTIKFYKFWVSSRHTYPTLHEQDVFNRIKGSDFVRKLGVKLRFMDTNYFGGFCERSKDFNKVCTMHANCCVGLDNKIGDLKIILQDWKTYFSSSNHTTPQPTKWRAPKLCHM